The Belonocnema kinseyi isolate 2016_QV_RU_SX_M_011 chromosome 2, B_treatae_v1, whole genome shotgun sequence nucleotide sequence TCTAGGTATTATAATCTAAGACGTAGACCTATAACGTATGAAATTGGCGAGAGAGTactaaaaagcaataaaacattGTCAAATAAAGGAGAAGGAATagctcaaaaattgaacaaaaattttgaaggacCATTTTTTGTCATGGCAAAAATCTCACgaacaatttacaaattaaaaacgaaaaatcgaaaatcacTAGGTAATTGGAATGtaaaagatgtcaaaaaatttattagtaaagagtagattttgattcgaatttttctttgaaatggcATACAggtgaatgatttaattttttaacactacTGACATTGACAAAAAATGACACTAACACATACACCAAAAATAGACCGAAAaacagaaaaacatttatttacagaGAGATGGACcaaagattaatattaaaatgcCGGGACTACCATGCGCAGTTGTTCGGAAGGGAGCAACTCCAAAATCACATTTGCGGAGCATGGAGTTTGCTTCAAAATCAACCTCCTCTCAGCGAAACTGCGGAGCAGAAACAGGCAAGATGGGgagcaaaagaaaaaagaaagaaacaagAAGTAGAAAAAGCAATGAAAGAGGAAATAAGGAAGATACGAGATGTGGTAGAGTCAGCTGTAGACTGGGAAGGAATGTTAGCATGGAGGAAagaagaagaagagaaagaaaaaaggaaggaaatagaaagaaaaataaaagaattcgaaGTGAGGATGAAGAAGCAGGAGGAAGAATGgagaaagaagaagaataattaattattaaaagaaaaaatatattatgtggaagggagtaaaataaaataattcatatgtTTTTCCACAcagaatacagaaaaattaatttttttttggctcTCTCTCTACAAACACAAAAGAAAACATCGTTTTACTCGTTATATACACCACAGATATagattctattaaattttgttttaaggaaacgaattttacaaagtaaaatatataatttagaaaaataaatataaatacggctataagagtccaagattgatttataattaacaataaaagaaatatatagatataagttaattttcaggaaagaagagTCACGGAAAAGCAGAATCTTAAAAGGATACTCATAGGAATggataaaacagaaaattttgaaaaaatatattaagataagaaatttggaaaaaatatatttgaaataaaactctaaattttacatgtttttgaaataaaatgagaaaagc carries:
- the LOC117168092 gene encoding vicilin-like seed storage protein At2g18540, whose translation is MDQRLILKCRDYHAQLFGREQLQNHICGAWSLLQNQPPLSETAEQKQARWGAKEKRKKQEVEKAMKEEIRKIRDVVESAVDWEGMLAWRKEEEEKEKRKEIERKIKEFEVRMKKQEEEWRKKKNN